The following proteins are co-located in the Bacteroidales bacterium genome:
- a CDS encoding PQQ-dependent sugar dehydrogenase, translating to MKNCTFSLQKATSRLIMLMLAIFFSACSSKSEPPTGSLIVTEKLNFTIDTLATGLTNPWSMAFLPDGRILIAERPGNLRIWEKGKLLDKPVEGLTEIWSHGQGGLLDVVLHPDYEQNGWIYLAYAKSIGEVGSTALGRGKLDGDQIVNFEELFHGSELTDAPYHFGCRIVFDDNNYLYFCIGDRGVMSNAQKLTNHNGKVHRIHDDGRIPVDNPFVDSAGAMPEIWTYGNRNIQGMALHPQTKDLWSHEHGARGGDEINLMKKGGNYGWPLVTFGINYDGTQITPDTTLPGMIDPILHWTPSIAPCGMTFVDSPKYPGWNGNMLVGALAGQHIHRVEFEGNKAVHTEMLLEGFARFRDIRQGPDGYIYVLTETPGIFFRIIPNN from the coding sequence CGATTTTCTTCTCCGCCTGCTCCTCCAAAAGTGAACCTCCAACAGGGTCGCTGATCGTCACTGAAAAGCTCAACTTCACCATTGACACACTTGCAACTGGATTAACAAATCCATGGAGCATGGCTTTTCTGCCGGATGGTCGTATTCTTATTGCCGAAAGACCGGGAAATCTGCGTATTTGGGAAAAAGGAAAACTGCTCGATAAACCTGTTGAAGGCCTAACAGAGATTTGGTCGCATGGGCAGGGTGGGCTGCTCGATGTCGTTCTTCATCCCGATTATGAGCAGAATGGTTGGATTTACCTGGCTTATGCTAAAAGTATCGGAGAGGTGGGCAGCACTGCTCTCGGAAGAGGAAAACTTGATGGGGATCAAATTGTCAACTTTGAAGAGCTTTTTCATGGGAGCGAATTGACGGATGCTCCCTATCATTTCGGGTGCCGCATTGTTTTTGATGACAACAACTACCTGTATTTCTGCATCGGCGACCGGGGTGTCATGAGCAATGCCCAGAAATTGACCAATCACAATGGAAAGGTTCATCGAATTCATGATGATGGAAGGATTCCGGTTGATAATCCTTTTGTTGACAGCGCCGGCGCCATGCCCGAAATCTGGACTTACGGCAATCGGAACATCCAGGGAATGGCGCTCCATCCGCAAACAAAAGATCTGTGGTCGCATGAGCACGGTGCGAGGGGAGGCGATGAGATTAACCTGATGAAAAAAGGTGGAAATTACGGATGGCCTCTGGTTACCTTCGGAATCAACTATGACGGAACACAAATTACACCTGACACCACGCTCCCCGGAATGATTGACCCCATTCTTCACTGGACGCCTTCGATCGCTCCCTGTGGAATGACCTTCGTAGACAGTCCAAAATATCCTGGATGGAACGGAAACATGCTGGTTGGCGCTTTGGCTGGTCAACATATTCACCGGGTGGAATTTGAAGGGAACAAAGCGGTGCACACAGAAATGCTGCTTGAAGGCTTTGCCCGGTTTCGCGATATCAGGCAGGGACCGGATGGCTACATTTACGTTTTGACCGAAACGCCGGGGATTTTCTTCAGGATCATTCCGAACAATTAG
- a CDS encoding DNA-3-methyladenine glycosylase I, with amino-acid sequence MKENHHKKRCTWAEKDPLMQAYHDNEWGVPTHDDRKLFEFLVLESAQAGLSWRTILSRRENYRRAFAGFNLEEVAKFEEKEIEQLMNDAGIIRNKAKIQAAINNAQRFLEVQKEFGSFATYSWQFVGNNQIRHTINEIKDYPVKIKEAEDFAKDLKKRGFKFLGPITIYAHMQAVGMVDDHMESCYRRTQLFT; translated from the coding sequence ATGAAAGAAAACCATCATAAAAAACGCTGCACCTGGGCTGAAAAAGATCCCCTGATGCAAGCTTACCACGATAATGAATGGGGAGTTCCAACCCATGACGATCGAAAGCTGTTTGAGTTTCTGGTTTTGGAAAGTGCACAGGCCGGGCTGTCGTGGCGCACGATCCTGAGCCGGCGTGAAAATTATCGTAGAGCATTCGCCGGTTTCAACCTTGAAGAAGTGGCAAAATTTGAAGAAAAAGAAATTGAACAATTGATGAATGATGCCGGAATTATCAGGAACAAAGCAAAAATTCAGGCAGCCATCAATAACGCGCAGCGCTTCCTCGAAGTGCAGAAAGAATTTGGCTCGTTTGCCACCTACTCCTGGCAGTTTGTGGGGAACAATCAAATCAGGCATACCATTAATGAGATAAAAGACTATCCGGTAAAAATAAAAGAAGCAGAAGATTTTGCCAAAGATCTGAAAAAAAGAGGCTTTAAGTTTCTTGGCCCCATTACCATTTATGCCCACATGCAGGCTGTTGGAATGGTTGACGACCACATGGAAAGTTGCTATCGGAGAACTCAACTATTTACTTGA
- the miaA gene encoding tRNA (adenosine(37)-N6)-dimethylallyltransferase MiaA — protein MVTILGPTATGKTRLAALVAARMDGEVISADSRQVYRGMNIGTGKDYDDYLVEGKHVPHHLVDMAEPSYEYSVFEFQRDFLKSFDDIVARDKLPVLCGGTGLYLEAALSGKQLIEVPEDILLRVQLELESNEKLNELLQSLRKTHNTTDLTDRKRTIRAIEIAIYERENPDIRLHFPEINHLIFGIHFERDIIRQRITERLKKRLDAGMIDEVNLLLASGLKPEQLTFYGLEYRYLTDYVTGKISFDEMFHLLNIAIHQFAKRQMTWFRRMEKKGISIEWIDGYLPDNEKTNTIERHFKNRFDSNLPK, from the coding sequence ATGGTTACCATTTTGGGACCCACAGCTACAGGTAAAACAAGACTTGCAGCCCTTGTTGCAGCCCGTATGGATGGTGAAGTAATCAGCGCTGATTCACGTCAGGTTTACAGGGGTATGAATATCGGAACCGGTAAAGATTATGACGACTATTTGGTGGAGGGGAAACATGTGCCTCATCACCTTGTCGATATGGCCGAACCTAGTTATGAATACAGTGTTTTTGAGTTTCAGCGGGATTTTCTGAAATCCTTTGATGATATAGTCGCACGCGATAAATTGCCCGTGCTTTGCGGTGGAACAGGGCTTTATCTGGAAGCAGCTCTGTCAGGCAAACAATTAATCGAAGTTCCTGAGGATATTCTTTTAAGGGTACAATTAGAGTTGGAGAGCAATGAAAAACTAAACGAATTACTTCAATCGCTCCGCAAAACCCATAATACCACTGATTTAACCGATCGCAAGCGGACGATCCGGGCTATCGAGATTGCCATATATGAGAGAGAAAATCCGGATATCAGGCTGCATTTCCCCGAAATAAACCACCTGATCTTTGGTATTCATTTCGAAAGGGATATCATTCGGCAACGCATTACCGAACGGCTGAAAAAGAGGCTTGATGCCGGGATGATTGACGAAGTGAATTTATTGCTTGCTTCTGGACTGAAACCTGAGCAACTCACTTTTTACGGGCTGGAATATCGCTATCTCACTGATTATGTAACCGGTAAAATTTCTTTCGATGAAATGTTTCACCTTCTCAACATAGCCATCCACCAGTTTGCAAAACGCCAGATGACCTGGTTCAGGAGGATGGAAAAGAAGGGGATCAGCATTGAATGGATTGATGGCTATTTACCTGACAACGAAAAAACGAACACCATTGAACGCCACTTCAAGAATCGTTTTGACTCCAATTTACCCAAATGA
- a CDS encoding BACON domain-containing protein — MKKIGVLFFVWVIVITATLNGCKEDCEDCGPTVTSQLIISPEQLSFNDIDTVIVSLSVQPPQKFDWSVSSKPDWIRVEPSSGTINDQILEVKIIPDFLNLEEGLHSGAIEFITNGAGKAQAELQMYAQAHPKIEVTPMQLHFEEETTQKTFKIHNPGTGILQWQLPNNLPWLSFSFYNGYLYNNDSITVTAFVSREGYPVGTQEETIIVMSNAENGNIAMTFTMDVPEFEAIIPSDTAILFNYFIDQVELTLENTGNVASDWNISFPVDYLSVNPVSGNLAVGESVSVFFNVDRSELSSDVYEATATLAFGNNEQKGLMVTVNHYLEEKWLIDGIINDAEYDRVNDVIIAVSESPNEIRRFDPSLQTETSTALNLVPLCVSISPDGNYAAVGHVAKVTLVNLNTMQIENIYNVSADALDIVLAGNGWVYVFPAQNQWEDIRCIELSTGQETLSTGYSIYAGTKAKLHPSGNYIYGANNGLSPSDFEKYNISGGTAAYMYDSPYHGDYSFGGDIWISDDGSRLFARSKNVFTSSENQSNDMIYNGSLSGEGGVQTLDCHTGANRIYTVFTTGSWWEATPGTEVRIYEAEYLGFMGTQEFPGFLVPDGTGGGTFFDSHGYFGFINAGGTKYYALVKAEIGSGMLNNWAIVTLDVE, encoded by the coding sequence ATGAAAAAAATTGGCGTTCTTTTTTTTGTTTGGGTCATCGTCATCACTGCAACTCTTAATGGTTGTAAGGAAGATTGTGAAGACTGTGGACCAACCGTGACTTCCCAACTTATCATCTCTCCTGAGCAACTTTCTTTCAATGATATTGACACTGTCATTGTATCGCTATCCGTGCAGCCTCCGCAAAAGTTTGACTGGAGTGTAAGCTCAAAACCTGACTGGATCAGGGTGGAGCCTTCCTCAGGAACCATTAATGATCAGATTTTGGAGGTAAAAATAATTCCTGACTTTCTAAACCTTGAAGAGGGATTGCACAGCGGCGCTATCGAATTCATCACCAATGGGGCAGGAAAAGCACAAGCCGAACTTCAAATGTATGCACAGGCTCATCCAAAAATTGAAGTAACCCCGATGCAATTGCATTTCGAGGAAGAAACAACACAAAAGACATTCAAAATTCACAACCCGGGCACCGGCATCCTCCAATGGCAACTGCCTAACAACTTACCCTGGTTGTCTTTCTCATTCTATAACGGTTACCTGTATAACAATGATAGCATCACTGTTACAGCATTTGTTTCGAGAGAAGGGTACCCCGTTGGAACTCAGGAAGAAACCATCATCGTGATGTCAAATGCAGAAAATGGCAATATTGCGATGACATTTACCATGGATGTACCTGAGTTCGAAGCTATCATTCCTTCAGATACAGCCATTTTGTTTAACTATTTTATCGACCAGGTTGAATTAACTCTGGAAAACACAGGAAATGTAGCATCAGATTGGAATATTTCCTTCCCGGTTGATTATTTGAGTGTTAACCCCGTCTCAGGTAATCTTGCTGTTGGGGAGTCGGTGAGTGTATTTTTTAACGTTGACAGAAGTGAACTCTCATCAGATGTTTATGAAGCCACTGCAACACTTGCCTTTGGTAACAACGAGCAAAAAGGCTTAATGGTTACGGTGAATCATTATCTTGAAGAAAAATGGTTAATTGATGGAATTATCAACGATGCGGAATACGACAGGGTGAATGATGTGATCATTGCAGTTTCAGAATCGCCAAACGAAATTCGCAGGTTTGATCCTTCATTACAAACAGAAACTTCCACTGCATTAAACCTTGTGCCCCTGTGTGTTTCTATCTCACCTGACGGAAACTATGCTGCCGTTGGTCATGTTGCCAAGGTTACTCTGGTGAATTTGAATACGATGCAGATTGAAAACATTTACAATGTATCCGCCGACGCCCTCGACATTGTGCTGGCCGGCAACGGGTGGGTTTATGTTTTTCCGGCACAGAATCAATGGGAGGACATAAGATGCATTGAATTATCCACAGGTCAGGAAACCCTGAGCACAGGTTACTCAATTTATGCCGGGACAAAGGCCAAACTTCATCCGTCCGGAAATTATATCTATGGTGCAAACAATGGATTATCACCTTCTGACTTCGAAAAATATAATATTTCGGGAGGGACAGCTGCTTACATGTATGACTCGCCATACCATGGAGATTACAGTTTTGGTGGTGATATCTGGATTTCGGATGATGGCAGCAGGCTGTTTGCGCGAAGTAAAAATGTGTTTACTTCTTCTGAAAACCAATCTAATGACATGATCTACAATGGGAGTCTCAGTGGCGAAGGAGGTGTTCAAACACTTGATTGTCATACTGGAGCAAACCGCATTTATACAGTTTTCACGACCGGGAGTTGGTGGGAAGCCACACCGGGCACAGAGGTAAGGATTTATGAAGCTGAATACCTTGGATTTATGGGGACACAGGAATTTCCCGGTTTTTTGGTTCCAGACGGCACAGGTGGCGGCACTTTTTTTGATTCCCACGGGTACTTTGGTTTCATCAACGCAGGAGGAACAAAATATTATGCCCTTGTAAAAGCAGAAATCGGAAGCGGGATGTTAAATAACTGGGCTATTGTAACCCTTGATGTGGAATGA